The window TGTCGGCATCTCCGACCGTGAAGTGAAGAAGGTGCCGCTCATGCGCGGCAAGAGCGTGTTCAACCTGTTCTTCGAGAACTCCACGCGCACCCGCACCACCTTCGAGATCGCGTCCAAGCGCCTCTCGGCCGACGTCATCAACCTCAATATCCAGGCGTCGTCGGCCAGCAAGGGCGAGTCGCTGCTCGACACCATCGACAATCTGTCGGCCATGCACGCCGATATGTTCGTGGTGCGCCATGCGCAGTCGGGCGCGCCCTACCTGATCGCCAAGCACCTGATCGATACGAAGCAGTCGCACGTCCACGTGGTCAACGCGGGCGATGGCCGCCACGCGCACCCGACCCAGGGCTTGCTCGACATGTACACGATCCGCCACTACAAGAAGGACTTCACCAACCTGCGCGTGGCCATCGTGGGCGACATCCTGCACAGCCGCGTGGCGCGTTCCGACATCCATGCCCTGACCACCCTGGGCGTGCCGGAAGTGCGCGCCATCGGCCCGCATACCTTGCTGCCGGGCGGGCTGGAACAGATGGGCGTGCGCGTGTTCACCAACATGGACGAGGGCCTGAAAGACGTCGACGTGATCATCATGCTGCGCCTGCAGAACGAACGCATGAGCGGCGCGCTGCTGCCGTCGGCGCAGGAGTATTTCAAGAGCTACGGCCTCACGCCCGAGCGCCTGGCGCTGGCCAAGCCCGATGCGATCGTGATGCATCCGGGCCCGATGAACCGGGGCGTGGAAATCGATTCGGCGGTGGCCGATGGCGCGCAGGCGGTGATTTTGCCGCAGGTGACGTTCGGGATCGCGGTACGGATGGCGGTAATGAGTATTCTGGCAGGAGCGCAAGGGTGAACGTGAACAACCATCTTCATATCAAGAACGGGCGCCTGATCGACCCGGCCAACGGCATCGACGCAGTAACGGATTTGTTTATCATCGACGGCAAGGTCGCTTCGACCGGCAGCGCCCCGGCCGGATTCAATGCCGGCAACAGCATCGACGCCACCGGCCTGGTGGTCGCTCCCGGCCTGGTCGACCTGTCGGCGCGCCTGCGCGAACCGGGTTACGAATACAAGGCTACCCTCAAGTCCGAGATGCAGGCGGCGATGCAGGGCGGCGTGACCAGCCTGATTTGCCCGCCCGATACCGATCCGGTGCTGGACGAACCGGGCCTGGTCGAAATGCTCAAGTACCGCGCCGGCAAACTGCAGCAGGCGCACGTGCACCCGCTGGGCGCGCTGACCATGGGCCTGAAGGGCAAGGCGCTGACGGAAATGATGGAATTGACGGAAGCGGGCTGCATCGGCTTTTCGCAGGCCGAGGAAGTCATCGAAGACACCACGGTGCTGCTGCGCGCCCTGCAGTACGCCAAAACCTTCGGCTTCACCGTGTGGGTGCGTCCGCAGGATGCGCACATCGGTCGCGGCGGCATCGCCCACAGCGGGCCGCTGGCGTCGCGCCTTGGCCTGGCCGGGGTGCCGGTCATGTCCGAGACGATCGCGCTGCACACTGTGTTCGAACTGGTGCGCGCCACCGGCGCGCGCGTGCACCTGTGCCGCATGTCGTCCGCCGCCGGCCTGGAGCTGGTGAAGGCGGCCAAGAAGGAAGGCTTGCCGGTCACCTGCGACGTGGCGGTGCACCATGTGCACATGACCGACGCCGACATCGGTTTTTTCGATTCCAACGCGCGCGTCACGCCGCCGTTTCGCAGCCAGCGCGACCGCGATGCGATCCGCGCCGCCCTGTACGACGGCACCATCGACGCGATCTGCTCCGACCACACCCCGGTCGACGACGACGAGAAGCTGCTGCCGTTCGGCGAAGCGTCCCCCGGCGCCACCGGGCTGGAACTGCTGCTGTCGCTGGCGATCAAGTGGGCCGACGATTACGCCGGCATGCAGCACGGCGCTGCCGGGTCAAGCTCCCCGCTGTCGCGCGCCATCGCCAAGATCACGACCGATGCGGCACGCATCGCCGGCCTGACGGTGGGCCAGCTTGCGCCAGGCGCTGCCGCCGATGTGGTGGTGTTCGATCCGGCCGCGCGCTGGACGGTCGAAGCGTCGGCGCTGGCCAGCCAGGGCAAGCACACGCCTTTCCTCGGCTACGAACTGGCCGGGCAGGTCAAGGCGACCATCGTGGGCGGACGCATCGCGTTTCAGCGCCAGGTTTAGCACTTAAAGTGGCATGCGGCGCATAACGCCGCATGCAACCGGCATTTCCGTTCCTTTGGTGTCATGTGAAGATCAAGCTCTATTTCCGGCTGTGCCGCGTGTTTTTCCATCTGTTGACCGGCCTGTCCGCGTGCGCATTCGTGTTCCCGTGGGCCAGTCACCGGCTGCGCGACCGCGTGACCCAGAGCTGGTCGCGCCGTCTGGTGAGCATCTGTGGCGTGACTGTGATGCCGTCGACCGGCGTGCCGGCGCTGGCGCACGCGATGGTGGTGGCCAATCACGTCTCGTGGCTCGATATCTTCGTGATCAACGCGCTGTACCCGTGCCGCTTCGTGGCCAAGTCGGAAATCCGCGAGTGGCCGGTGCTCGGCTGGCTGGCGGATAAGGCCGGCACGGTATTTCTCGCGCGCGGCAACCGGCGCGACCTGCGCCAGATTTTCAAGGGCCTGGTGCTCAAGCTGGAGCAGGGCGAGCGTGTCGCCTTCTTCCCCGAAGGGACCACGGCGCAGCAGGGCAGCCTGATGCCGTTCCATGCCAATCTGTTCGAGGCGGCGGTGGACGCCAAGGTAATGGTGCAGCCGTATGCGGTGTGCTACATGGACGATACACAGCGGCTGCTGCACCCATCAATCGAATTTATCGGCGATATGACTTTCGCCCAGAGCATGGTGGCGATTCTGTCCGGTCCACCGGTATTCGCTCGCCTGGTTTGCTCTGAGCCGATCAATGCCGCCGGCGCGCACCGGCGCGACGTGTGCGCCGCCGCGCATGCCGCGGTGGGCGCGGCGCTGTCCCAGGAAATCGTCGGCCGTTAGGCCTTTTGTTTGCCGGGCTGCTTGTACTCGGGGCAGTCGACCTGCAGCAGGCTGCGGTCGTTCAGGCACAGCGCCGTCAGTTTGCCGCCCCACACGCAGCCGCTATCGAGGCCGATGACGTCCGGGCGCAGCAACAGGCCGAGGGCCGACCAGTGGCCGAACACCACCGGGGTGCCGGCGCTGCGGCGGCCAGGCACGTCGAACCACGGCAGCAAGCCTGACCCCGGCGGCGCGCCCGCGCTTTCCTTTTCCTTGAAGTCCATGGTGCCGTCCGGCGCGCACAGGCGCATGCGCGTGAGCGCGTTGACGATGCAGCGCAGGCGCGCCAGGCCAGTGAGCGAATCGTCCCAGCGCGCCGGCTCGTTGCCGTACATGTCGCGCAAAAAATCGATCCAGCCGGGCCCGCGCAGCACCGCTTCGACTTCCGCCGCCAGCGCCATGGTCTGCGCCGCATCCCACTGGGGCGCCACGCCGGCATGCACCAGCAGGTGGCCTTCGGCCATCATCGCCAGCGGGCGATGACGCAGCCAGTCGATCAAGTCATCGCGCTCGGGCGCGGCCAGGATGGCGCTAAGCGTATCGGACTTCGACATTTTTTGCGCGCCCGCGGCGACGGCCAGCAGGTGCAGATCGTGGTTGCCGAGCAGGGCGTCGCTCTTGCCGCCGCTGGCGCGCGCCAGCGCCGCCACCTGGCGCAGGGCGTCGAGCGAGGCTGGGCCGCGGTTGATCAGGTCACCCACGAATAGCACGCGCGCCCGGCCCGCCGCATCTTCCTCGATCCGTTTGAGAAGGACGGCGGCTTCGTGGGCGCACCCTTGCAGGTCGCCAATTACGTAAGTTCTTAACAATTCAATTCCAGTACTGGCGGGTTTCACATAAAATCGTGGTTTCAAATTTCCGACCTCCGCGGATACTAAATGATTTTTGTAACCGGTGGTGCCGGTTTTATCGGATCCAATTTCATCCTCGACTGGCTCGCGCTTGGCGACGAGCCGGTATTGAATCTCGATAAGCTGACGTATGCAGGCAATCTGAATAATCTCGCGCGGCTCAAGGACGACCCGCGCCACCTGTTCGTGCAGGGCAATATCGGCAACCGCGCGCTGGTGGCGCAGCTGCTGGAGCGGCACCGCCCGCGCGCGCTGGTCCATTTCGCCGCCGAGAGCCATGTGGACCGCTCGATCGACGCCCCGGGGGACTTCATCGCCACCAATATCAATGGCACCTTTGCGCTGCTCGAGGCGGCGCGCGCGTATTGGCAGGATCTGGCCAGCGCGCAAAAAAGCGCGTTTCGCTTCCTGCACGTGTCGACCGATGAAGTGTATGGCACCCTCGGTCCGGGCGACCCGGCGTTTACCGAGCGCACCGCGTATGCGCCAAACAGCCCGTATGCGGCTTCCAAGGCGGCGTCGGACCATCTGGTGCGGGCCTGCCATCACACCTACGGCTTGCCGACCCTGACCAGCAATTGCTCGAACAACTATGGTCCCTACCAGTTCCCCGAAAAGCTGATTCCGCTGATGATTGCCAATGCGCTGGCCGGAAAGCCGCTGCCCGTGTACGGCGACGGGCAGCAGGTGCGCGACTGGCTGTATGTGGGCGACCATTGTGCGGCGCTGCGCCGCATTCTGGCGTCCGGGCGGCCGGGCGAGGTGTATAACGTCGGCGGCTGCAATGAAATGAAAAATATCGATGTGATACACACCCTGTGCGATCTGCTCGACGCCGCGCTGCCGCGGGCGGCCAGCGCGGCTAGTTATCGCAGCCAGATCGCGTATGTGGCGGACCGCCCGGGCCACGACCGGCGTTATGCGGTCGATGCCGGCAAGCTGCGGCGTGAATTGGGCTGGGTCCCGGCCGAGACGTTCGGCAGCGGGATCGCCAATACGGTGCGCTGGTACCTGGAGCACCGCCAATGGGCGGCCGATATCGCCTCGGGCGCTTATCGGAATGGGCTGGCGGATGCGGGAGCGGCGGCATGACGGCGGCGCTGGCGCGCAAGGGCATTATCCTGGCGGGCGG of the Massilia violaceinigra genome contains:
- a CDS encoding aspartate carbamoyltransferase catalytic subunit, which gives rise to MLNPQLNKNGELQHLLSIEGLPKSIVNHILDTASSFVGISDREVKKVPLMRGKSVFNLFFENSTRTRTTFEIASKRLSADVINLNIQASSASKGESLLDTIDNLSAMHADMFVVRHAQSGAPYLIAKHLIDTKQSHVHVVNAGDGRHAHPTQGLLDMYTIRHYKKDFTNLRVAIVGDILHSRVARSDIHALTTLGVPEVRAIGPHTLLPGGLEQMGVRVFTNMDEGLKDVDVIIMLRLQNERMSGALLPSAQEYFKSYGLTPERLALAKPDAIVMHPGPMNRGVEIDSAVADGAQAVILPQVTFGIAVRMAVMSILAGAQG
- a CDS encoding dihydroorotase; amino-acid sequence: MNNHLHIKNGRLIDPANGIDAVTDLFIIDGKVASTGSAPAGFNAGNSIDATGLVVAPGLVDLSARLREPGYEYKATLKSEMQAAMQGGVTSLICPPDTDPVLDEPGLVEMLKYRAGKLQQAHVHPLGALTMGLKGKALTEMMELTEAGCIGFSQAEEVIEDTTVLLRALQYAKTFGFTVWVRPQDAHIGRGGIAHSGPLASRLGLAGVPVMSETIALHTVFELVRATGARVHLCRMSSAAGLELVKAAKKEGLPVTCDVAVHHVHMTDADIGFFDSNARVTPPFRSQRDRDAIRAALYDGTIDAICSDHTPVDDDEKLLPFGEASPGATGLELLLSLAIKWADDYAGMQHGAAGSSSPLSRAIAKITTDAARIAGLTVGQLAPGAAADVVVFDPAARWTVEASALASQGKHTPFLGYELAGQVKATIVGGRIAFQRQV
- a CDS encoding lysophospholipid acyltransferase family protein; its protein translation is MKIKLYFRLCRVFFHLLTGLSACAFVFPWASHRLRDRVTQSWSRRLVSICGVTVMPSTGVPALAHAMVVANHVSWLDIFVINALYPCRFVAKSEIREWPVLGWLADKAGTVFLARGNRRDLRQIFKGLVLKLEQGERVAFFPEGTTAQQGSLMPFHANLFEAAVDAKVMVQPYAVCYMDDTQRLLHPSIEFIGDMTFAQSMVAILSGPPVFARLVCSEPINAAGAHRRDVCAAAHAAVGAALSQEIVGR
- a CDS encoding symmetrical bis(5'-nucleosyl)-tetraphosphatase; translated protein: MLRTYVIGDLQGCAHEAAVLLKRIEEDAAGRARVLFVGDLINRGPASLDALRQVAALARASGGKSDALLGNHDLHLLAVAAGAQKMSKSDTLSAILAAPERDDLIDWLRHRPLAMMAEGHLLVHAGVAPQWDAAQTMALAAEVEAVLRGPGWIDFLRDMYGNEPARWDDSLTGLARLRCIVNALTRMRLCAPDGTMDFKEKESAGAPPGSGLLPWFDVPGRRSAGTPVVFGHWSALGLLLRPDVIGLDSGCVWGGKLTALCLNDRSLLQVDCPEYKQPGKQKA
- the rfbB gene encoding dTDP-glucose 4,6-dehydratase, coding for MIFVTGGAGFIGSNFILDWLALGDEPVLNLDKLTYAGNLNNLARLKDDPRHLFVQGNIGNRALVAQLLERHRPRALVHFAAESHVDRSIDAPGDFIATNINGTFALLEAARAYWQDLASAQKSAFRFLHVSTDEVYGTLGPGDPAFTERTAYAPNSPYAASKAASDHLVRACHHTYGLPTLTSNCSNNYGPYQFPEKLIPLMIANALAGKPLPVYGDGQQVRDWLYVGDHCAALRRILASGRPGEVYNVGGCNEMKNIDVIHTLCDLLDAALPRAASAASYRSQIAYVADRPGHDRRYAVDAGKLRRELGWVPAETFGSGIANTVRWYLEHRQWAADIASGAYRNGLADAGAAA